In the Streptomyces sp. NBC_00525 genome, one interval contains:
- a CDS encoding RNA polymerase-binding protein RbpA, whose translation MSERALRGTRLVVTSYETDRGIDLAPRQAVEYACQNGHRFEMPFSVEAEIPPEWECKACGAQALLVDGDGPEEKKGKPARTHWDMLMERRTREELEEVLAERLAVLRSGAMNIAVHPRDSRKSA comes from the coding sequence ATGAGTGAGCGAGCTCTCCGCGGCACGCGACTCGTGGTTACCAGCTACGAGACGGACCGCGGCATCGATCTGGCCCCGCGCCAGGCGGTGGAGTACGCATGCCAGAACGGACATCGATTCGAGATGCCGTTCTCGGTTGAGGCGGAAATTCCGCCGGAGTGGGAGTGCAAGGCGTGTGGCGCCCAGGCACTCCTGGTGGACGGGGACGGCCCCGAGGAGAAGAAGGGCAAGCCTGCGCGTACGCACTGGGACATGCTCATGGAGCGGCGCACGCGTGAGGAGCTGGAGGAGGTGCTGGCCGAGCGGCTGGCCGTCCTTCGCTCCGGGGCGATGAACATCGCCGTGCACCCCCGGGACAGCAGGAAGTCTGCTTGA
- the fxsA gene encoding FxsA family membrane protein produces the protein MTTGTPPPTARRRSRARTFVPLAVAAWAVLEIWLLILVADAAGGLAVVILLAAGIVFGGAVIKRAGRRAFANLTETLQRMPGQPGADGSAPTAPESGRGNGFLMLGGLLIMIPGPLSDVAGLLLLVPPVRTALSRYAERSLDRRMRNATPGGFSDAFQQARIHRPDGKVVQGEVIRDEPPRPGPDDEPRPPLAP, from the coding sequence ATGACGACCGGCACACCGCCTCCGACCGCCCGCAGGCGCTCGCGCGCCCGGACCTTCGTACCCCTCGCCGTCGCCGCCTGGGCGGTGCTGGAGATCTGGCTGCTGATCCTGGTGGCCGACGCCGCCGGCGGACTGGCCGTCGTGATCCTGCTGGCCGCCGGGATCGTCTTCGGCGGCGCCGTGATCAAGCGGGCCGGCCGCCGCGCCTTCGCCAACCTCACCGAGACGCTCCAGCGGATGCCCGGACAGCCGGGCGCGGACGGCTCCGCCCCCACCGCCCCGGAGAGCGGCCGGGGCAACGGCTTCCTGATGCTCGGCGGACTGCTGATCATGATTCCGGGACCGCTCTCGGACGTGGCCGGGCTGCTGCTCCTGGTGCCGCCCGTCCGCACGGCCCTCAGCCGGTACGCGGAACGCTCCCTGGACCGGCGCATGCGCAACGCCACCCCCGGCGGGTTCTCGGACGCCTTCCAGCAGGCCCGTATCCACCGCCCGGACGGCAAGGTCGTCCAGGGCGAGGTCATCCGCGACGAGCCGCCCCGCCCCGGCCCCGACGACGAGCCGCGCCCCCCGCTGGCACCGTGA
- a CDS encoding polyprenol monophosphomannose synthase, which yields MNDGGQRQFGPLGSVLVIIPTYNEAENIKPIVSRVRAAVPEAHVLVADDNSPDGTGKLADELAAADDQVHVLHRKGKEGLGAAYLAGFRWGMEHDYGVLVEMDADGSHQPEELPRLLTALKGADLVLGSRWVPGGRVVNWPKSREFISRGGSTYSRLMLGLRTRDVTGGYRAFRTETLKGIGLDEVASQGYCFQVDLARRAVEAGFHVVEVPITFVDREIGDSKMSRDILVEALWRVTAWGVTTRTNKVLGRRTP from the coding sequence GTGAACGACGGCGGTCAGCGGCAATTCGGTCCGCTCGGCAGTGTCTTGGTGATCATCCCGACCTACAACGAGGCCGAGAACATCAAGCCGATCGTGAGCCGGGTGCGCGCCGCCGTGCCGGAGGCCCATGTGCTGGTCGCCGACGACAACAGCCCCGACGGCACCGGCAAGCTCGCCGACGAACTGGCCGCCGCCGACGACCAGGTGCATGTCCTGCACCGCAAGGGCAAGGAGGGGCTCGGCGCCGCCTACCTCGCCGGTTTCCGCTGGGGCATGGAGCACGACTACGGCGTCCTCGTCGAGATGGACGCGGACGGCTCCCACCAGCCCGAGGAACTGCCCCGGCTGCTCACCGCGCTCAAGGGCGCGGACCTGGTCCTGGGCTCCCGCTGGGTGCCCGGCGGCCGGGTGGTGAACTGGCCCAAGTCCCGCGAGTTCATCTCGCGCGGCGGCAGCACCTACTCCCGGCTCATGCTCGGCCTGCGCACCCGCGACGTCACCGGCGGCTACCGCGCCTTCCGCACCGAGACCCTCAAGGGCATCGGCCTGGACGAGGTCGCCTCGCAGGGCTACTGCTTCCAGGTCGACCTGGCCCGCCGCGCGGTCGAGGCCGGTTTCCACGTCGTCGAGGTGCCGATCACCTTCGTGGACCGCGAGATCGGCGACTCCAAGATGAGCCGGGACATCCTCGTCGAGGCGCTGTGGCGCGTCACCGCCTGGGGTGTCACCACCCGCACCAACAAGGTGCTGGGCCGCCGCACCCCCTGA